A genomic stretch from Prochlorococcus marinus str. MIT 9312 includes:
- a CDS encoding AMP-binding protein, whose product MGNFAYWPSAKSFYEKDKFAKNRDYIENINHIDQIWENLKFKCGDTLAVYDLRGKYKEKFSYSELADLITKASFSFKNYGLVKGDVVTLISENSPRWLIADQGLMRLGAINAVRGINSPSIELDYILEHSNSVGLIVQSKETWLKLNKKEELKKRLKFIINLEDEQFESLISWSQFISEGEKEYSQNKITEKCNLSIDDVATILYTSGTTGKPKGVPLTHANFLHQIINLAHIADPGPGTSVLSVLPIWHSYERSAEYFFFSCGCTQYYTIPKFLKDDITQIKPVVMATVPRLWEAIHDGFFQALKKMPSKKQKLIKFLISNSSVFKISLRKIRNLDIFQTTFIAKIPLLFSVLGRYPLHKLSSVFLWPNILRQLCGEKLKFPINGGGALPEHVDLFFESLGIDVLVGYGLTETSPVLTCRRRELNVRGSSGQPLAFTEIKIVNEDKKKILKFREVGKILVKGPQVMKGYLNNDLATKDVLSKDGWFDTGDLGFLIPNGSLFITGRAKDTIVLSSGENIEPNPLETEILSSEFINQVQLVGQDKKCLTALVVPNVELVKNKFLEEDLSKLNLNKNIGIFFKSQINNLLKGRLGARTEEQILDCYFVDPFTLENGLLTQTLKQKRKEIEKQYSSQIENMYENKFSKKI is encoded by the coding sequence ATGGGTAATTTTGCGTATTGGCCTTCAGCTAAATCTTTTTATGAAAAAGATAAATTTGCTAAAAATAGAGATTATATTGAGAATATTAATCATATAGATCAAATTTGGGAAAATTTAAAATTCAAATGTGGCGATACTCTAGCTGTTTATGATTTAAGAGGAAAATACAAAGAAAAATTCTCTTATTCTGAGCTAGCTGATTTAATAACAAAAGCCTCTTTTTCTTTTAAAAATTATGGGTTAGTAAAAGGTGATGTAGTTACTTTAATATCTGAAAATTCTCCAAGATGGCTCATAGCAGATCAGGGCTTAATGCGTTTAGGAGCTATTAATGCAGTAAGAGGTATTAATTCTCCTTCAATAGAACTTGACTATATTTTGGAGCACTCTAATTCAGTAGGACTAATAGTTCAATCTAAGGAGACTTGGCTAAAGTTAAATAAAAAAGAAGAACTAAAAAAAAGACTGAAATTCATCATAAATTTAGAAGATGAACAATTTGAAAGTTTAATAAGTTGGAGTCAATTTATAAGTGAAGGAGAAAAAGAATATTCTCAAAATAAAATTACTGAAAAATGTAATTTAAGCATTGATGACGTTGCTACTATTCTTTATACCTCTGGGACAACAGGAAAACCCAAAGGTGTGCCCTTAACACATGCAAATTTTTTACATCAAATAATTAATTTAGCCCATATCGCTGATCCAGGGCCTGGCACTTCTGTATTAAGCGTTTTACCTATTTGGCATTCTTATGAAAGAAGCGCTGAATACTTCTTCTTTTCATGTGGTTGTACTCAATACTATACAATCCCAAAATTTCTTAAGGATGATATTACACAAATCAAACCTGTTGTAATGGCCACTGTACCAAGACTATGGGAGGCGATTCATGATGGTTTTTTTCAGGCTCTAAAAAAAATGCCGTCTAAGAAGCAAAAACTTATTAAGTTCTTGATAAGTAATAGTTCTGTTTTTAAAATAAGTCTTAGAAAGATAAGAAATTTGGATATCTTTCAAACAACTTTCATAGCAAAAATCCCCTTACTGTTTTCTGTGCTTGGTAGATATCCTCTTCATAAGTTGTCTAGTGTGTTTTTATGGCCAAATATTCTAAGACAACTATGTGGGGAAAAACTGAAATTTCCTATTAATGGAGGAGGCGCTTTGCCAGAACATGTGGATCTCTTTTTTGAATCTTTAGGTATAGATGTTTTAGTTGGATACGGACTGACAGAAACCAGTCCAGTATTAACTTGTAGGAGAAGAGAATTAAATGTTAGAGGATCATCTGGTCAGCCTTTAGCATTTACAGAAATAAAAATAGTGAATGAGGATAAAAAAAAGATTTTGAAGTTTAGAGAAGTTGGAAAGATCCTTGTAAAGGGACCACAAGTAATGAAAGGTTATCTTAATAATGATTTAGCTACAAAAGATGTTTTATCAAAAGATGGTTGGTTTGATACTGGTGATTTAGGTTTTCTTATACCAAATGGTTCTCTTTTTATAACAGGAAGAGCTAAGGATACAATCGTGCTTTCCAGTGGTGAAAATATAGAACCTAATCCTCTAGAGACCGAAATCCTTAGTTCTGAATTTATTAATCAGGTTCAACTAGTGGGGCAAGATAAGAAATGTTTAACAGCCCTAGTAGTTCCTAATGTTGAATTGGTTAAAAATAAGTTTTTGGAAGAAGACCTATCAAAATTAAACTTGAATAAGAATATTGGTATATTTTTTAAATCGCAAATTAATAATTTGCTTAAAGGTCGATTAGGAGCAAGAACAGAAGAACAAATATTAGATTGTTATTTTGTAGATCCTTTTACTTTGGAAAATGGTTTGTTAACGCAAACTCTTAAACAAAAGAGAAAAGAAATAGAAAAACAGTATTCATCACAAATAGAAAATATGTATGAAAACAAATTTAGTAAGAAAATTTGA
- a CDS encoding YlqD family protein, whose product METKNSISIKRSIAIKAIVTPTWKEDAEKELSKAISNIDQQLSQLEQEGQQIVNNIRSQSVNPLDPRVQEQVGQVQQQVAAKRNEIEEQKRNLLQQQSQVRELKMDEIVDQGQVDSFCDVTVGDNLIEKMQVSITVKDGVIQSIDNN is encoded by the coding sequence ATGGAAACAAAAAACTCAATATCGATAAAACGCTCCATAGCTATTAAAGCTATTGTTACGCCAACTTGGAAGGAGGATGCTGAAAAAGAATTAAGCAAAGCAATTTCAAACATTGACCAGCAATTGTCACAACTTGAGCAGGAGGGGCAGCAAATAGTAAACAATATTAGATCCCAGTCGGTTAATCCTTTAGATCCAAGGGTTCAAGAACAGGTTGGTCAGGTGCAACAACAAGTAGCAGCAAAACGAAATGAAATTGAAGAACAGAAAAGAAATCTTCTTCAACAACAGAGTCAAGTTCGCGAATTAAAGATGGATGAAATTGTTGATCAAGGACAAGTTGATAGTTTCTGTGATGTCACTGTGGGCGACAATCTTATTGAAAAAATGCAAGTCTCAATTACTGTTAAAGACGGAGTTATTCAATCTATAGATAATAATTAG
- a CDS encoding dihydrolipoamide acetyltransferase family protein, protein MSHEIFMPALSSTMTEGKIVEWLKNPGDKVERGESVLVVESDKADMDVESFQDGYLAAVLMPAGSTAPVGETIGLIVENEDEIASVKEQNKGNQPEVSSSDKLELVSNKTEEKPEVHNENVKKEEKEVVLKSEKSAPSFNSDQINAATSNVSSRVIASPRAKKLASQMGVDLAKVHGSGPHGRIQADDILKANGQPVSIPWIGEGSSPASIPGANLQVESKPETSGNSFGNPGETVQFNTLQKAVNKNMESSLDIPCFRVGYSINTDKLDNFYKKVKQNGVTMTALLVKAVAKTIKKHPQVNSSFSENGISYPENINIAVAVAMEDGGLITPVLKEPCNTDLFELSREWKDLVKRSRSKQLEPDEYSTGTFTLSNLGMFGVDRFDAILPPGTGAILAIASSKPTVVANSDGSISVKKIMQVNLTADHRVIYGADGASFLKDLASLIENEPETLVS, encoded by the coding sequence ATGTCTCACGAAATATTCATGCCTGCCTTGAGTTCTACCATGACAGAGGGCAAGATTGTGGAATGGTTGAAAAATCCTGGAGATAAGGTTGAAAGGGGTGAATCTGTCCTAGTTGTTGAATCTGATAAGGCAGATATGGATGTTGAATCTTTTCAAGATGGATATCTTGCAGCAGTTTTAATGCCTGCTGGTAGCACTGCACCAGTAGGGGAAACTATAGGTCTTATTGTAGAAAATGAGGATGAGATAGCTTCTGTTAAAGAACAAAATAAAGGAAATCAACCCGAAGTTTCTAGTTCGGATAAACTTGAATTGGTAAGCAATAAAACCGAAGAAAAACCGGAAGTACATAATGAAAATGTTAAAAAAGAAGAAAAAGAAGTCGTCTTAAAGAGTGAAAAGTCAGCCCCATCTTTTAATAGTGATCAAATTAATGCTGCTACAAGTAATGTTTCTTCAAGGGTAATTGCATCTCCAAGAGCTAAAAAACTTGCCTCTCAAATGGGTGTTGACTTAGCAAAAGTTCACGGATCTGGACCTCACGGAAGAATTCAAGCAGATGATATTTTAAAAGCTAATGGTCAACCTGTATCTATTCCATGGATAGGAGAGGGTAGTTCTCCTGCAAGTATTCCTGGTGCAAATTTACAAGTTGAAAGTAAACCAGAAACATCAGGAAATAGTTTTGGTAATCCTGGAGAAACAGTGCAATTTAATACTCTTCAAAAAGCGGTAAATAAAAATATGGAGTCTAGTTTGGATATTCCATGTTTTAGGGTGGGATACTCTATAAACACAGATAAATTAGATAATTTCTACAAAAAGGTAAAACAAAATGGAGTCACTATGACTGCTTTACTAGTAAAGGCAGTTGCAAAGACAATTAAGAAACATCCTCAAGTTAACTCAAGTTTTTCAGAAAATGGAATTTCTTATCCAGAAAATATTAATATTGCTGTTGCCGTCGCAATGGAAGATGGCGGATTAATAACTCCAGTTTTAAAAGAACCTTGCAATACTGATTTATTTGAATTATCTAGGGAATGGAAAGATTTGGTAAAAAGATCAAGATCAAAACAATTAGAACCTGATGAGTACTCAACAGGAACCTTTACTTTATCTAACCTTGGTATGTTTGGAGTTGATAGATTTGACGCAATTCTACCCCCAGGTACTGGTGCTATTTTAGCGATAGCATCATCGAAACCAACTGTTGTTGCTAATAGTGATGGCTCAATATCTGTTAAAAAAATTATGCAAGTAAATCTAACCGCTGATCACAGAGTGATCTATGGAGCTGATGGTGCTTCATTCTTAAAAGATTTGGCTTCCCTGATAGAAAATGAGCCAGAGACACTTGTATCTTAA
- the queA gene encoding tRNA preQ1(34) S-adenosylmethionine ribosyltransferase-isomerase QueA, whose amino-acid sequence MISQINNEERDYKLEAYDYFLDPSLIASKPSAIRHESRLMIVRNSVLEEDCLTNKFTKNLLDEFREGDLVVVNNTKVMKARLKVELENRTLVELLVLERSDECVWLCLAKPAKKLKINRKLKLKSPSEQDINLMVDGVDEETGGRFIKFPENITDLNSMNNLLDKYGEIPLPPYIKNSEEESFHENSYQTEYAINPGAVAAPTAGLHLSKSLISNLKKKGVIILPITLHVGYGTFKPIDQEDLTNLKLHKEWVSVNKEVVEEIKRIKKTDRRIIAIGTTSVRALESCYSHEINDFIPIAKYVDLVIKPGYKFRVVDGLLTNFHLPKSSLLLLVSAMIGRERLLDLYKKAIKEKFRFFSYGDAMYISPDSLLEKNRFKL is encoded by the coding sequence TTGATTTCTCAAATTAATAATGAAGAAAGAGATTATAAGCTTGAAGCTTATGATTACTTTCTTGATCCTTCATTAATTGCTAGTAAACCTTCTGCAATAAGGCATGAATCAAGATTGATGATAGTTAGAAATAGTGTTTTAGAAGAGGACTGCTTAACTAATAAATTTACCAAGAATCTTTTAGATGAATTTAGAGAAGGCGATCTTGTGGTTGTAAATAATACTAAAGTAATGAAGGCAAGGTTAAAGGTTGAATTAGAAAATAGGACGTTAGTCGAATTATTAGTTTTAGAAAGATCCGATGAATGTGTTTGGTTATGTTTAGCAAAGCCTGCAAAAAAGTTAAAAATAAATAGAAAATTAAAATTAAAATCCCCTTCTGAACAAGATATTAATTTGATGGTTGATGGGGTTGATGAAGAAACTGGAGGGAGATTTATTAAATTTCCGGAAAACATAACTGATCTCAATTCAATGAATAACCTTCTTGATAAATACGGGGAAATTCCTCTCCCTCCTTATATAAAAAATTCCGAGGAAGAATCTTTTCACGAGAACAGTTATCAAACTGAGTATGCAATTAATCCAGGGGCAGTTGCTGCCCCAACAGCTGGTTTACACTTAAGCAAAAGTCTTATTTCCAATCTAAAAAAAAAAGGTGTAATAATCTTGCCGATTACTTTGCACGTGGGTTATGGAACATTTAAACCAATTGATCAAGAAGATTTAACTAACTTAAAACTTCATAAAGAATGGGTAAGTGTTAATAAGGAAGTAGTGGAGGAAATAAAAAGAATAAAGAAAACAGATAGAAGAATAATTGCTATTGGGACAACTAGCGTAAGAGCTCTTGAAAGTTGTTATTCTCACGAAATTAATGACTTTATTCCCATAGCAAAGTATGTAGATTTAGTAATTAAGCCAGGTTATAAATTTAGGGTAGTTGATGGATTATTAACTAATTTTCATCTTCCTAAAAGTTCGTTATTACTATTAGTAAGTGCAATGATTGGTAGAGAAAGATTATTAGATTTGTATAAAAAAGCCATAAAAGAAAAATTTAGATTCTTCTCTTATGGCGATGCTATGTATATTTCACCAGATTCATTACTGGAGAAAAATAGATTTAAGCTTTGA
- the cysK gene encoding cysteine synthase A: MARIYEDNSFAIGNTPLVKLKSVTKNAKATVLAKIEGRNPAYSVKCRIGANMIWDAEKSGKLTKDKTIVEPTSGNTGIALAFTASARGYKLILTMPESMSIERRRVMAVLGAEIVLTEASKGMPGAIAKAKEIAESNPSQYFMPGQFDNPANPEIHFKTTGPEIWDDCDGEIDVLVAGVGTGGTITGVSRYIKQEKGKNITSVAVEPSHSPVITQTMNGEEVKSGPHKIQGIGAGFIPKNLDLSIVDKVEQVTNDESIEMALRLAKEEGLLVGISCGAAAAAAVRLAEQDKYAGKIIVVVLPDLAERYLSSIMFNEVPSGIIQEPVKA; the protein is encoded by the coding sequence ATGGCAAGAATTTATGAGGACAACAGTTTTGCTATTGGAAACACTCCATTAGTAAAATTAAAATCAGTTACTAAAAACGCAAAAGCTACAGTACTTGCAAAAATTGAAGGTAGAAACCCTGCTTATAGTGTCAAATGTAGGATTGGCGCAAACATGATCTGGGATGCAGAGAAAAGTGGGAAGCTTACAAAAGATAAAACGATTGTTGAGCCAACTTCTGGAAATACAGGAATTGCTCTAGCTTTTACTGCTTCAGCAAGAGGTTATAAACTCATCCTTACAATGCCAGAATCTATGTCAATTGAAAGAAGAAGGGTTATGGCAGTGTTGGGGGCTGAAATTGTTTTAACAGAGGCTTCTAAAGGTATGCCTGGAGCAATAGCTAAAGCCAAAGAAATTGCAGAAAGTAATCCTTCTCAATATTTCATGCCTGGTCAATTTGATAATCCAGCAAACCCTGAAATTCATTTCAAAACAACTGGACCAGAAATCTGGGATGATTGCGATGGTGAAATTGATGTTTTAGTTGCAGGGGTTGGAACTGGCGGAACAATTACAGGGGTTTCAAGATATATTAAGCAAGAGAAGGGTAAAAATATTACTTCTGTAGCTGTAGAACCATCGCATAGTCCTGTTATTACACAGACAATGAATGGGGAAGAGGTTAAATCTGGACCACATAAAATCCAAGGAATAGGAGCAGGATTTATTCCTAAGAACCTAGACTTATCAATTGTTGATAAGGTTGAACAGGTAACAAATGACGAGTCAATTGAGATGGCTCTTAGATTAGCAAAAGAAGAAGGTCTATTAGTTGGAATATCTTGTGGAGCTGCTGCTGCTGCTGCTGTTAGATTAGCTGAACAAGATAAATATGCAGGAAAAATTATTGTAGTTGTTCTACCTGATTTAGCAGAGAGATATTTATCATCAATTATGTTTAATGAAGTTCCAAGCGGAATCATTCAAGAACCAGTCAAAGCTTAA
- a CDS encoding PLP-dependent transferase, which translates to MRDLLKNPIWKNLELGYSIPDSIHAVSVALPTWNDVINYEEKNQECIKLLKSIYPRFGLNPIVKRLCEKVKKENYYNNKSIWPYPNESIAFKAKKYIDRNTSEQYSFIEKRHNLAFLITEKEGSIYAKYFWQHTGLGISSRYAAVELGLEYRPPKSYVNECYQRIKNRISKSTKINSNDIHLTSSGMSALHTSLEIIYKLFPAKPTLQIGFPYVDVLKLPMNIFYGAKLITEENCTDIELEIKRINPSALIIELPSNPMLKCVNIKKISKIAKRLNIPLIVDDTIGSNININSLEHADIVFTSLTKIFSGSGDILAGSLILNPKSKWIYQFRNALKEINLPILSDGDIVYLEKVSRDVNQRVFEQNKACLELKKRLENHSEIKNIFHPENCPNFNSLLTSDGGYGCLLSFELNGGLNKAKNFYDSLQISKGPSLGTKFTLVCPYVLLAHYDELDWAESFGIPPHLIRVSVGLEDQDQLWETFSEALNNF; encoded by the coding sequence TTGAGAGATTTACTTAAAAACCCTATATGGAAAAATTTAGAGTTAGGATATTCTATTCCTGATAGTATTCATGCCGTTTCTGTAGCATTACCAACTTGGAATGATGTAATAAATTATGAGGAAAAAAATCAAGAATGCATAAAATTATTGAAGTCCATCTACCCACGTTTCGGGCTAAACCCCATAGTGAAAAGATTATGCGAAAAAGTAAAAAAAGAAAATTACTACAATAATAAAAGTATCTGGCCATATCCGAATGAAAGCATAGCTTTTAAAGCTAAAAAATACATTGATAGGAATACTTCTGAACAATACTCATTTATAGAAAAAAGACATAATTTAGCTTTTTTAATAACTGAAAAGGAAGGAAGTATTTATGCAAAATATTTTTGGCAACATACTGGTCTTGGTATATCTTCAAGATATGCTGCGGTAGAACTAGGCCTTGAATATAGACCTCCAAAATCTTACGTAAATGAATGTTATCAAAGAATAAAAAATAGAATCTCTAAATCTACAAAAATAAACTCTAATGATATTCACTTAACTTCATCTGGAATGTCTGCATTGCATACATCATTAGAAATCATATATAAATTATTTCCAGCTAAACCAACACTCCAAATTGGTTTTCCATATGTAGATGTACTTAAATTACCAATGAATATCTTTTATGGAGCCAAGTTAATTACAGAAGAAAATTGCACCGATATTGAATTAGAAATCAAAAGAATAAATCCATCAGCATTAATTATTGAACTACCAAGTAATCCAATGCTCAAATGTGTAAACATTAAAAAAATTTCAAAAATAGCAAAAAGATTAAATATTCCTTTAATCGTTGACGATACAATTGGTTCAAATATAAATATAAATTCCCTAGAACATGCAGATATAGTTTTTACTTCACTTACAAAAATTTTTTCAGGTAGTGGTGATATTCTTGCTGGATCATTAATACTAAATCCAAAAAGCAAATGGATTTATCAGTTTAGAAATGCATTAAAGGAAATTAATCTTCCAATACTTTCAGATGGAGATATAGTTTATCTTGAGAAAGTTAGTAGAGATGTAAATCAAAGAGTTTTTGAACAAAATAAAGCATGTTTAGAATTAAAAAAAAGATTAGAGAACCACAGTGAGATTAAAAATATTTTCCATCCTGAAAATTGTCCAAATTTTAATTCTTTACTTACTTCGGATGGAGGATACGGCTGCTTATTATCATTTGAATTAAATGGAGGATTGAACAAAGCTAAAAATTTTTATGATTCTCTACAAATCTCCAAAGGGCCTAGTTTAGGAACAAAATTTACTCTTGTTTGTCCTTATGTTTTACTTGCTCATTATGATGAGTTGGATTGGGCTGAAAGTTTTGGTATACCCCCGCACCTTATTAGAGTATCAGTTGGATTAGAGGACCAAGATCAATTATGGGAAACCTTTTCTGAAGCACTAAATAATTTCTAA
- a CDS encoding trans-sulfuration enzyme family protein — protein MGNKTNNIKKPGVKTLSIHHGETFAEDTGCIMPPIFSTSTFKHGNKESFDYTRSGNPNFKILENILKSIEDSKYCTVFGSGISAVTAITSTLKSGDKILCESNLYGCTVRMFEKIFKKFGVEVLYTDFTNKNNIKKISNFAPTLIWLESPTNPLLKVLDIKAICDEANKLQIPVVVDNTFSTALIQKPLELGATLSLVSTTKFINGHSDALGGAVLTNNEIWNSKMLFSQKALGLQPSPFDSWLITRGVKTLPLRIEQQTRSAELISEELENHKIISKVIYPFNQKHPQFNLAKSQMISGGSMITLKLNLNKEDTFKLCKSLKYFSLAESLGGVESLICHPATMTHASVDDKTKNLLGIDDALVRLSIGCEDANDLISDILFALNKF, from the coding sequence ATGGGAAATAAGACAAATAATATCAAAAAGCCAGGTGTTAAGACCTTATCTATTCACCATGGGGAAACATTTGCAGAAGACACGGGATGCATTATGCCTCCTATTTTTTCTACATCTACTTTCAAGCATGGCAATAAAGAAAGTTTCGACTACACCAGATCAGGAAATCCCAACTTTAAAATTCTAGAAAACATACTTAAATCAATAGAAGATTCTAAATACTGTACAGTTTTTGGATCTGGAATTAGCGCGGTAACTGCAATTACATCAACACTAAAATCAGGCGATAAGATACTCTGCGAATCAAATCTTTATGGTTGTACAGTGAGGATGTTCGAAAAAATTTTCAAGAAATTTGGGGTAGAAGTTTTATACACAGATTTTACAAATAAAAATAATATTAAAAAGATTTCAAACTTCGCGCCAACTTTGATATGGCTAGAAAGTCCAACTAATCCACTTTTAAAGGTGCTTGATATTAAGGCGATTTGTGATGAAGCGAATAAATTGCAAATACCCGTAGTTGTGGACAACACCTTTTCTACAGCCCTTATTCAAAAACCTTTGGAACTTGGCGCAACACTATCGCTTGTAAGCACAACAAAATTCATTAATGGACATAGTGATGCACTTGGTGGAGCAGTACTTACAAATAATGAGATATGGAATAGTAAGATGCTTTTCTCTCAAAAAGCCCTGGGGCTTCAACCATCTCCTTTTGATAGTTGGCTCATTACTAGAGGAGTAAAAACCCTTCCTTTAAGAATCGAACAACAAACTCGAAGTGCAGAATTAATTTCTGAAGAATTAGAGAATCATAAAATAATTAGTAAAGTAATTTATCCTTTTAATCAAAAACACCCGCAATTTAATTTAGCAAAATCTCAAATGATATCTGGAGGTTCGATGATCACCCTAAAATTAAATTTAAATAAAGAGGATACTTTTAAATTATGCAAGTCTCTCAAATATTTCTCGCTAGCTGAAAGCCTTGGAGGAGTTGAAAGTTTAATTTGTCACCCGGCAACAATGACTCATGCTTCTGTGGATGATAAAACGAAAAATCTACTAGGGATAGATGATGCCCTTGTCAGATTATCAATTGGATGTGAAGATGCAAACGATTTAATCTCGGATATTTTATTTGCTTTAAATAAATTTTGA
- the rpsD gene encoding 30S ribosomal protein S4: MSRYRGPRLRVTRRLGELPGLTRKASKKSNPPGQHGQARRKRSEYAIRLEEKQKLRFNYGVSEKQLVRYVKKARAQEGSTGTNLLRLLENRLDNVCFRLGFGGTIPGSRQLVNHGHVTVNGKVLDIAGYQCKSGDVIGIKENKASKKLVEGNIEFPGLANVPPHLDLDKPKLTGKITGKCDREWVALEINELLVVEYYSRKV; the protein is encoded by the coding sequence ATGTCAAGATACCGCGGCCCCAGGTTAAGGGTTACGCGTCGCTTGGGAGAACTACCAGGTCTCACTAGGAAAGCTTCAAAGAAGTCTAATCCTCCAGGTCAGCACGGCCAAGCCCGTCGCAAGCGATCAGAATATGCAATTCGTTTAGAAGAAAAGCAGAAACTCAGGTTTAATTATGGAGTTTCTGAAAAACAACTAGTACGTTATGTAAAAAAAGCCAGAGCGCAAGAAGGATCTACAGGAACAAACCTACTAAGACTTTTAGAAAACAGACTAGATAATGTTTGTTTTAGATTAGGTTTTGGAGGTACTATTCCAGGCTCAAGACAATTAGTAAATCATGGCCATGTAACTGTTAATGGTAAAGTTCTTGATATTGCTGGTTATCAATGCAAATCAGGCGATGTAATCGGAATTAAAGAAAACAAAGCAAGCAAAAAACTTGTAGAAGGTAATATAGAATTCCCTGGTTTAGCAAATGTTCCTCCACATCTTGATTTAGACAAACCTAAATTAACAGGAAAAATAACTGGAAAATGCGATAGAGAGTGGGTTGCTCTTGAAATAAACGAACTATTAGTTGTTGAATATTATTCAAGAAAAGTTTAA
- the yidD gene encoding membrane protein insertion efficiency factor YidD yields the protein MFKTINKSITSILLFMISFYQKWFSPFFGPRCRFIPSCSSYGYEAITRHGPWKGGWLTLRRLSRCHPLTPCGCDPVPD from the coding sequence GTGTTCAAAACCATTAATAAATCAATTACTTCTATACTTCTTTTTATGATTTCTTTTTATCAAAAGTGGTTTTCACCTTTTTTCGGACCAAGATGCAGATTTATTCCAAGTTGCAGCTCTTATGGATATGAGGCAATTACTAGACATGGTCCTTGGAAGGGAGGGTGGTTAACTTTAAGAAGATTAAGCAGATGTCATCCTTTAACTCCCTGTGGATGTGACCCTGTTCCTGACTAA
- a CDS encoding glutaredoxin family protein, with product MKIFIFVRQGCCLCDSLKNKLAKINLNELFPNLEELKEIDIDRVDLYKDKYKKYDYEVPVIAVERIRSEEIIELPRISPRLKDDQLKNWFQKNISTILEK from the coding sequence ATGAAAATATTTATTTTTGTTAGGCAGGGATGTTGCCTTTGTGATTCATTAAAAAACAAACTGGCAAAAATAAATCTTAATGAGTTATTCCCCAATCTAGAGGAGCTTAAAGAAATTGATATTGATAGGGTCGATTTATATAAAGATAAATATAAAAAATATGATTATGAAGTACCTGTTATTGCTGTTGAAAGAATTAGGTCCGAGGAGATTATAGAATTGCCTCGCATTTCTCCAAGATTAAAAGATGATCAATTAAAGAATTGGTTTCAAAAAAATATTAGTACCATCCTGGAGAAATAA